The DNA segment GGGCTGTTCAAAAAAACCAGAAATGGCTGAGTTACAGCCCACTGTTCTAAGTATTTATCATGCGGGTAGCCTTTCGGTTCCTTTTGAAAGTCTCAAAGCAGAATTTCAAAAAGACCACCCAAATGTCGAAATTATAATAGAGTCCGGGGGAAGCGCTGGACTGATAAACAAGATAATAACAGTGGTCGAAGCGGGTGAGGTTCCTCCCGACATTATGGCTTCAGCAGATTACAAACTTATCCCCAGCAGGCTCTACGAGAAGGATCTCGCTGATTGGTATATTGCTTTCGCCAGGAATGAATTGGTTCTTTGCTATCGCGATGGAGCTCCGTTTTCCGAAGAAATTCATAACGGAACAAGGACATGGTATGAAGTCTTAAAAAATGAGCCGGTCAGCTATGGGCACAGCAACCCGGATGACGATCCTTGCGGATACAGATCCCTGATGGTTATCCAGCTTGCCGAGCTCGTGTATTTTGAAAGGGCGTTTGATTTCGGTCTCGAGGCGGATCCTGAAGCCGAAATGCTCTATGATGTTTTAATTCCGGGTTCAGAAGAGGAAAGGGGAAGATCGGGGGGTGAGAACACAGACGCCAGACCTGGCAAGAGCCAGGAAATCGTCAGGACCAAATCAGTTGACCTCATCAGTTCCCTTCAGTCCGGAGACCTCGACTATGCTTTTGAATACAGATCTGTCGCTGTCCAGCACGATTTGAATTATATTGACCTTCACCCTGCAATCAATCTCGGCTCGATAGGGCAAATTGAAGGAGCCGAATTTTTATATGAAGATTTTTATCAAAACGCTACAATAAAAATATTGGCTGAGATCGACCCTGAAAAGGTTTACAAAGATATGAAAGGTGAACCTGTGGTTTACGGTATTGCCTCCATTAAAAGTGGACAGAACCGGGAAATGGCTTATGAATTTATAGCGCTTTTACTTTCTGAGAAAGGGCAACAGCTCATGGAAGAAAGCGGACAACCTTTTTTAAATCCCTTGGTCTGTGATCATCCGGAGAATTTGCCACAGTTGTTGAAAAGTTTTTTTGAATAGGTTTTCATAAACATATTCAACACACCGAAGAGGTTTTACTATTTTCCGTTCTGCCGGTTTATGACGGCTTGGATCAGAGCGGTTTTCTTTTATAAAAATATTCAGACAGTTTGGTTTTCAACTTTCTTTGACACTTCGCATCACTGATTTTATCATTTCTACAGAGATTGTGCTGATATTACAGAAATATGAATACAGAAAAATTTAAAGAGCTTGTAGTTAAAATTCTGCAGAGTCCTTTCGAAAGAGAAGGATTCATCTTTCTCGTCGATAATTTGTTTAAAAATTTCCAAAAAAATTCCTTTTCCTATGCTACGGACATAACAGCCATAGAAGATTATGGATTCATCCATAGCTATGAGGTAATAAGAAAAACCAATAAAGGCCAAAACGCTGAAATTATCATTGTAAGGATAAAAGAGGATTTATCTTC comes from the candidate division WOR-3 bacterium genome and includes:
- the wtpA gene encoding tungstate ABC transporter substrate-binding protein WtpA is translated as MRKASSIKVFILLITLMSAVWGCSKKPEMAELQPTVLSIYHAGSLSVPFESLKAEFQKDHPNVEIIIESGGSAGLINKIITVVEAGEVPPDIMASADYKLIPSRLYEKDLADWYIAFARNELVLCYRDGAPFSEEIHNGTRTWYEVLKNEPVSYGHSNPDDDPCGYRSLMVIQLAELVYFERAFDFGLEADPEAEMLYDVLIPGSEEERGRSGGENTDARPGKSQEIVRTKSVDLISSLQSGDLDYAFEYRSVAVQHDLNYIDLHPAINLGSIGQIEGAEFLYEDFYQNATIKILAEIDPEKVYKDMKGEPVVYGIASIKSGQNREMAYEFIALLLSEKGQQLMEESGQPFLNPLVCDHPENLPQLLKSFFE